The Leadbettera azotonutricia ZAS-9 genome has a window encoding:
- a CDS encoding amino acid ABC transporter substrate-binding protein gives MKRIVLAVFCAAMAAGMLFAGGKKDGPAAGGDASLTNITSRGKFVLGLDDAFPPMGYRNEDNEIVGYDVDLAKEVAKRIGVELVLQPIDWDAKEQELNTGEIDCIWNGFTITEERKANILYTPPYLKNAQVVVVKGNSPVNSLKDLTGKTAGTQAGSSSVDAIDEAPEFKSSLKEVIEYKDFLTALMDLDVGGIDAVVIDLVVANDNINRSGKDFRILKETLGEEEFGIGFRKNDKALADKVWETLLAMAKDGTVAKIATKWLGADISIIGK, from the coding sequence ATGAAACGGATTGTTTTGGCGGTTTTTTGCGCGGCTATGGCTGCAGGGATGCTCTTCGCAGGCGGAAAAAAAGATGGCCCTGCTGCAGGGGGCGACGCTTCCCTTACAAATATTACGAGCAGGGGGAAGTTCGTTCTCGGCCTGGACGATGCATTCCCGCCTATGGGCTACAGGAATGAAGACAACGAAATCGTAGGCTACGATGTGGATCTGGCAAAAGAAGTTGCCAAACGCATTGGGGTCGAGCTTGTGCTCCAGCCCATAGACTGGGACGCCAAGGAACAGGAACTTAACACCGGCGAGATCGACTGTATTTGGAACGGCTTTACCATTACCGAAGAGCGGAAAGCGAACATCCTCTATACGCCCCCTTATCTTAAAAATGCCCAGGTTGTCGTGGTCAAAGGGAATTCCCCGGTTAACAGCCTTAAAGACCTTACGGGAAAAACTGCCGGCACTCAGGCCGGCTCTTCATCGGTTGACGCCATTGACGAAGCGCCTGAATTCAAGTCGAGCCTTAAGGAAGTAATCGAGTACAAGGATTTCCTCACGGCCCTCATGGACCTCGATGTTGGAGGGATTGATGCGGTGGTCATAGATCTCGTGGTTGCCAATGACAACATCAACCGTTCGGGCAAGGACTTCCGCATTCTTAAAGAAACCCTTGGGGAAGAAGAATTCGGCATCGGGTTCAGGAAGAACGACAAAGCCCTGGCCGACAAGGTTTGGGAAACCCTGCTGGCCATGGCCAAGGATGGTACTGTCGCCAAAATAGCGACCAAGTGGCTCGGCGCGGATATCAGCATCATCGGAAAATAA
- a CDS encoding Rpn family recombination-promoting nuclease/putative transposase: MNIPFLPGLLNKDIRRQAKENAAQGKPLNIMQDIVFKAVFTGPDEDSREALRLLLQDCIRRPVKDARVLNTEIIPDYLLGKTVRLDIHATFNDGEGCNVEMQTGGDKRVIKDRALVHAAKLLSAQAKKGRKWGTINRVYSIFFMNFTLFPESGRIPQRYTIMEETGHAKLNDTLELIFFEMPKLEAFVQGYLEGKEDLKTLRPEDQWCIYFKYKENERMARLIEELCQKSEGIMHAERVARKISRSEEQWARTIFWEKADMDYHSGLDSAREEGIEEGIEKGIEKGREEGQEKVLALLDPDIAEKIRAQLKMK, encoded by the coding sequence ATGAATATACCATTCCTCCCCGGTCTTTTGAATAAAGACATACGCCGCCAGGCCAAGGAAAACGCGGCCCAGGGCAAGCCCCTGAACATCATGCAGGACATCGTGTTCAAGGCCGTCTTCACCGGCCCCGACGAAGACTCCCGGGAAGCCCTGCGGCTCCTTCTTCAGGACTGCATCAGGCGCCCCGTCAAGGATGCCCGGGTGCTCAATACAGAGATAATCCCCGATTACCTCCTTGGCAAAACCGTCCGCCTGGACATCCATGCGACCTTCAATGACGGCGAGGGCTGCAACGTGGAGATGCAGACCGGCGGCGACAAGCGGGTGATCAAGGACCGCGCCCTGGTCCATGCCGCGAAGCTCCTGAGCGCCCAGGCCAAAAAAGGCAGGAAATGGGGCACCATCAACAGGGTGTATTCCATCTTCTTTATGAACTTCACCCTCTTCCCCGAAAGCGGCAGGATACCGCAACGCTATACCATTATGGAAGAGACCGGGCATGCCAAGCTGAACGACACCCTGGAGCTTATCTTTTTCGAGATGCCCAAGCTGGAAGCCTTTGTCCAGGGCTACCTTGAAGGAAAAGAGGACCTAAAGACCTTGCGCCCCGAGGACCAATGGTGTATATACTTTAAGTACAAGGAAAACGAGAGGATGGCGAGGCTCATAGAGGAGCTATGCCAGAAGTCGGAGGGAATCATGCATGCCGAGAGGGTAGCGAGGAAGATAAGCCGCAGCGAAGAGCAATGGGCCCGAACCATATTCTGGGAGAAGGCCGACATGGATTACCACTCAGGCTTGGATAGCGCCCGCGAAGAAGGCATTGAAGAGGGTATTGAGAAAGGCATTGAAAAAGGCCGGGAAGAAGGTCAGGAGAAAGTTCTTGCCCTTTTGGATCCCGATATTGCTGAGAAAATCAGAGCCCAGCTGAAGATGAAATAA
- a CDS encoding heavy-metal-associated domain-containing protein gives MKTVLKVEGMTCEHCVKHVKEALEGVAGVKSAKVSLKDKSAKVDHSDSVTPEKLKAAVTEAGFEAA, from the coding sequence ATGAAAACCGTACTTAAAGTTGAAGGCATGACTTGCGAGCATTGCGTAAAGCATGTAAAAGAAGCCCTGGAAGGGGTAGCAGGGGTCAAATCCGCCAAGGTCAGCCTTAAGGATAAATCCGCCAAGGTAGACCACAGCGACAGCGTCACCCCGGAGAAGCTCAAGGCAGCAGTCACCGAAGCAGGCTTCGAAGCGGCCTGA
- a CDS encoding acyltransferase, with product MQGEILENIRALGVLLSDMHKPYMMPAAMAQPDVKIPEPRISLFVVILCKLLARLYLFLFYGVARVVLRGEKYLFEAFKRALEGKSRCIIAFRHPNGGEPQLLAWFFLFKLRRLAARAGVKFPRFPHAVFIYGYEVVRWGGWAVRYVMPNVGAMPIHHSKVDSKGMARIYKAITDGPYPLALAPEGQVSYTTESVPRLEQGAVRIGFHAADRLAKSGSDIPIEILPVAVHARFGPWGKLTLAFLIKKIEKFTCVGKEAKKLPLSQRFKASRDHILAVNEKRYHLKSDPEMPFEERLDAVIDAAMVSAEHILGVKSEGELFARMYYLRQICWDRMILPGVNSLDNLTGVERGSADLLAGEAWHASRHLEVVDFSWYFRVPLPADDAPLHYVVEYSQNLWDFASRTMGGAYANRISIFPRRVIIQAAPVINLTERLPSYHEDKKAAIGKAMQDLMDSYQYCIDEVNRTE from the coding sequence GTGCAAGGGGAAATTCTTGAAAACATCCGTGCTCTTGGTGTACTATTAAGCGACATGCACAAGCCTTACATGATGCCGGCGGCCATGGCGCAGCCGGATGTTAAAATTCCGGAACCCCGGATTTCTTTGTTCGTTGTTATCCTCTGCAAGCTGCTTGCCCGGCTCTATCTCTTCCTTTTTTATGGAGTGGCCAGGGTGGTCTTGCGGGGGGAGAAGTATCTTTTCGAGGCTTTTAAGCGGGCCCTGGAGGGGAAAAGCCGGTGCATCATTGCCTTCCGGCATCCTAACGGCGGGGAGCCCCAGCTTTTGGCATGGTTCTTCCTCTTTAAGCTCCGCCGCCTTGCCGCCAGGGCAGGCGTAAAATTCCCCCGTTTTCCTCATGCGGTTTTTATATATGGCTATGAAGTTGTGCGCTGGGGGGGCTGGGCGGTCCGCTATGTTATGCCCAATGTGGGGGCTATGCCTATTCACCATTCCAAGGTGGACAGCAAGGGCATGGCAAGGATCTACAAGGCTATCACCGATGGCCCTTATCCGCTTGCCCTGGCGCCCGAAGGCCAGGTTTCTTACACTACCGAATCGGTTCCCCGCCTGGAGCAGGGGGCTGTGCGCATAGGTTTCCATGCCGCCGACAGGCTGGCTAAATCCGGCAGCGATATCCCTATCGAGATCCTGCCTGTGGCGGTGCATGCCCGTTTTGGCCCCTGGGGCAAGCTCACCCTGGCGTTTCTTATCAAGAAGATTGAAAAATTCACCTGCGTGGGCAAAGAGGCAAAGAAGCTTCCCCTTTCCCAAAGGTTCAAAGCTTCACGGGATCATATACTCGCAGTGAATGAAAAGCGTTATCACTTAAAGAGCGATCCTGAGATGCCTTTTGAGGAAAGGCTTGATGCGGTAATCGACGCTGCCATGGTTTCTGCCGAGCATATTCTTGGGGTAAAGTCGGAAGGCGAATTGTTTGCCAGAATGTATTATCTCCGCCAGATTTGCTGGGACAGGATGATACTGCCCGGCGTGAACAGCCTTGATAACCTTACAGGTGTTGAGCGGGGATCTGCGGATCTTTTGGCGGGCGAGGCCTGGCATGCGAGCCGCCATCTTGAGGTGGTGGATTTTTCCTGGTACTTCAGGGTACCCCTGCCCGCCGATGATGCGCCTCTTCACTATGTCGTCGAATATTCCCAGAACCTATGGGATTTCGCGAGCCGCACTATGGGCGGCGCTTATGCCAACCGCATCAGCATATTCCCCAGGCGGGTTATTATTCAGGCTGCGCCGGTTATAAATTTGACTGAACGGCTGCCTTCTTACCACGAAGACAAAAAAGCCGCTATCGGCAAAGCCATGCAGGATTTGATGGATTCTTACCAATACTGCATTGATGAAGTTAACAGAACGGAATGA
- a CDS encoding metal ABC transporter solute-binding protein, Zn/Mn family has translation MKLTERNDILKIIRIFIIVLSVVSIGCMPIKTNAAKSGNVDSKSVNSSSKPVLALSILPQDYFASRIGGDLVETLVLVGPGQSPHNYEPSPRQMADLAKAHAWILSGTEFEISLRPKIEDLFPNLLLIDGTRGVSFRSMEEHEDEDDDGDRSGIDRHTWLGLEPAKIMAFHIRDALCAADSSNAAIYQENCESLIHDMEKQFESLRNELAPLKGKTVFVYHPAFGYFLDDFDIRQEAVETGGREPTPRQLGVLIGKAKAENVKVIFVQAQFPVESARTAARAAGAELVSLDPLAGDWLANIKVMGEALARSVQTGGNP, from the coding sequence ATGAAGTTAACAGAACGGAATGATATTTTGAAAATTATCCGTATATTCATAATTGTCCTTTCGGTGGTATCCATTGGCTGTATGCCAATTAAAACCAATGCTGCAAAAAGCGGAAATGTTGACAGTAAAAGTGTTAATAGCTCGTCAAAGCCGGTTCTGGCTTTAAGCATACTGCCCCAGGATTATTTTGCCTCCCGCATTGGCGGCGATCTTGTGGAGACCCTTGTTCTCGTGGGTCCGGGCCAGAGCCCCCATAATTACGAACCCAGCCCCAGGCAGATGGCAGATCTTGCCAAAGCCCATGCCTGGATACTCTCGGGTACGGAATTTGAAATTTCCCTTAGGCCTAAAATCGAAGATCTTTTTCCGAACCTTTTGCTAATAGACGGAACCCGAGGGGTCAGTTTCCGAAGCATGGAAGAGCATGAGGATGAAGATGATGACGGGGATCGTTCCGGCATAGACCGCCATACCTGGCTGGGCCTTGAGCCTGCAAAGATCATGGCTTTTCATATACGGGACGCCCTCTGCGCCGCGGATAGCAGCAATGCTGCTATTTATCAGGAAAACTGCGAAAGCTTGATTCATGATATGGAAAAGCAATTTGAATCTTTGCGGAATGAGCTTGCTCCGTTAAAAGGGAAAACGGTTTTTGTGTACCATCCGGCTTTTGGCTATTTTCTTGATGATTTTGATATTAGGCAGGAAGCTGTGGAAACCGGGGGCAGGGAACCTACCCCCAGGCAGCTTGGCGTATTGATTGGAAAAGCAAAAGCCGAAAACGTAAAGGTAATATTTGTCCAGGCACAGTTCCCTGTGGAGTCCGCCCGTACCGCTGCCCGCGCTGCAGGGGCAGAACTCGTAAGCCTTGATCCCCTTGCCGGCGACTGGCTTGCAAATATCAAGGTGATGGGCGAAGCTCTTGCAAGGTCTGTGCAAACAGGAGGAAACCCGTGA
- a CDS encoding metal ABC transporter ATP-binding protein — protein MNSVPIHPIGRNIALRFEKVAFSYDGAKVLEDASFHIHQGEFVALVGPNGTGKTTALKLLLGLEQPQGGSIEIFGEKVSHKSLERVGYVPQQHQLDRAFPITVSEVVKMGRIRSLSRKFSAEDKAAVAEALEQVEIQDLASRPYSALSGGQRRRVLVARALAAQPNILILDEPTANMDEESSGRLFKTLGKLKGNTTILIVTHDSDFVSSLIDRVLCMEERGYGIVQHRVEDSEDEEASSHGIPSSRVIHGEIIPGDSCFDEARS, from the coding sequence GTGAACAGTGTGCCTATACATCCCATAGGACGGAATATTGCCCTGCGTTTTGAAAAGGTTGCCTTCTCCTATGACGGGGCCAAGGTGCTTGAAGACGCAAGCTTCCATATACATCAGGGAGAATTTGTAGCCCTTGTCGGCCCCAACGGTACGGGGAAAACCACGGCCCTTAAACTCCTTTTAGGGCTGGAGCAGCCCCAGGGGGGCAGTATAGAAATTTTTGGCGAAAAAGTTTCTCATAAAAGCCTTGAGCGTGTGGGCTATGTGCCCCAGCAGCACCAGCTTGACCGGGCTTTTCCCATCACGGTAAGCGAAGTGGTGAAGATGGGGCGCATCAGATCCCTCTCCCGGAAATTCAGCGCTGAAGACAAAGCCGCTGTTGCGGAAGCCCTGGAACAGGTTGAGATTCAAGACCTTGCTTCAAGACCTTACAGTGCGCTTTCCGGGGGCCAGAGGCGGCGGGTGCTGGTTGCCCGTGCCTTGGCCGCACAGCCAAACATACTGATACTGGACGAACCTACTGCAAACATGGACGAGGAAAGCTCCGGGAGGCTTTTTAAAACCTTGGGGAAGCTTAAGGGGAATACAACGATATTGATAGTTACCCACGACTCGGATTTTGTGTCGTCCCTTATAGACAGGGTGCTCTGCATGGAAGAGCGGGGTTATGGCATCGTCCAGCACCGTGTCGAAGATTCTGAAGATGAAGAGGCGTCTTCCCATGGCATACCCAGTTCCAGGGTTATCCATGGCGAGATCATACCTGGGGATAGCTGTTTTGACGAGGCTCGTTCATGA
- a CDS encoding metal ABC transporter permease, producing the protein MSGFMDVLLSPSFPFIRNALIAGLLSSILFGVLGTIVTVRRIASLAGAVSHAVLGGIGMALYLSASGIVPGFPPLGGAMIFAVISAAVIGIVSLKAKQREDTVINAIWAIGMSIGVLFMAKTPGYTDPGAYLFGNILLISSRDLLLMGILDIAVILLTWRFFPQIEASAFDDEFARVRGVPSAGVFLVLLAITAAAIVLLQTFVGIVMVIAMLTLPSGTAGAFSRSLPMMMIWSCIFSAFFSAVGLFTGWIFDTPVGAMTVIIAGLVFLAVSGFKMSRNK; encoded by the coding sequence ATGAGCGGGTTCATGGATGTGCTCTTAAGCCCGAGCTTTCCCTTTATCAGGAATGCCCTTATCGCAGGATTGCTGTCGTCCATACTCTTTGGGGTGTTGGGGACTATAGTTACTGTGCGGCGCATTGCAAGCCTTGCGGGGGCTGTCTCCCACGCTGTGCTGGGCGGCATAGGCATGGCCCTTTATTTGTCGGCTTCCGGCATTGTGCCCGGTTTTCCACCCCTTGGGGGCGCCATGATTTTCGCGGTGATTTCTGCGGCTGTCATAGGCATAGTATCCCTCAAAGCCAAACAGCGGGAAGATACGGTTATCAATGCTATTTGGGCAATAGGCATGAGCATAGGCGTGCTTTTTATGGCCAAAACCCCGGGCTATACCGATCCCGGGGCATATCTTTTTGGGAACATACTTCTTATATCCAGCCGGGATCTTCTGCTTATGGGGATTCTGGATATAGCAGTAATACTGCTAACCTGGCGTTTCTTCCCCCAGATAGAAGCTTCTGCCTTTGATGATGAATTTGCCAGGGTCAGGGGCGTGCCGTCCGCAGGGGTTTTCCTCGTCCTCCTTGCGATTACCGCTGCTGCCATTGTGCTGCTCCAAACCTTTGTGGGCATAGTCATGGTTATTGCCATGCTCACGCTCCCCTCTGGAACCGCAGGGGCTTTTTCCCGCAGCCTCCCCATGATGATGATATGGAGCTGTATTTTTTCTGCCTTCTTTTCCGCTGTCGGCCTTTTTACGGGGTGGATTTTCGATACCCCTGTAGGGGCCATGACGGTAATCATTGCGGGTTTGGTTTTTTTGGCAGTGTCAGGGTTTAAAATGTCAAGAAACAAATGA
- the sfsA gene encoding DNA/RNA nuclease SfsA — MKEKVRLFRNDLEAAFAQRPNRFLIIAESGGKELQCHCPNPGRLTECLFPGVPLILEKRAIQKAGGSLAKTAWTAAAIRYNDTIMPLYASRANLAAEKLILKKTIPGLQEIHPEFSLGGSRFDFLCIDRQGQRHLVEVKACSLVEHRVAMFPDAPSGRALKHLEELARLNEEGYFCHVLFVITQGSPKIFIPNLHTDPQFAAALSQYCLPAEKGTEAPVQAHAALIRCDEDGMAELVSPSTIPMDLSYGKLAASDSGSYLIVLELAQKAEAEIGSLGRISFEKGWYVYAGSAMKNLSSRISRHLRKTHKKKHWHLDYLTPHAQSIKGFPVISFRNLECDLAGDLIALGGKPIAGFGSSDCKAKGAGKKACPSHLVFFPSPPLLNHGFTDIIFKYRSFVS, encoded by the coding sequence ATTAAAGAAAAGGTTCGTCTCTTTAGGAATGATCTGGAGGCGGCCTTTGCACAGCGGCCTAACCGGTTTTTAATCATTGCAGAGTCCGGTGGCAAAGAGCTGCAATGCCATTGCCCAAATCCGGGACGGCTGACCGAATGTCTTTTCCCCGGCGTGCCTTTGATTTTGGAAAAGAGGGCCATTCAAAAAGCAGGAGGCTCTCTTGCCAAAACAGCCTGGACTGCAGCTGCTATACGTTATAACGATACTATAATGCCCCTTTATGCCTCACGGGCAAATTTGGCAGCAGAAAAATTAATATTGAAAAAGACAATCCCCGGCTTGCAGGAGATTCACCCCGAATTCTCACTGGGCGGGTCGCGCTTTGATTTTTTGTGCATAGACAGGCAGGGGCAGCGGCACCTGGTTGAGGTGAAGGCTTGCTCACTGGTGGAGCATAGGGTCGCCATGTTTCCCGATGCACCCAGCGGCAGGGCTTTGAAGCATCTTGAAGAATTAGCCCGTTTGAATGAAGAAGGGTATTTCTGCCATGTGCTTTTTGTCATAACCCAGGGAAGCCCTAAAATTTTCATCCCTAACCTCCACACCGATCCGCAATTTGCCGCAGCTTTGAGCCAGTACTGTCTGCCCGCAGAAAAAGGCACAGAAGCCCCGGTACAGGCGCACGCTGCCCTGATCCGCTGCGATGAGGATGGCATGGCAGAATTAGTCAGCCCATCCACCATCCCCATGGATCTTTCCTATGGCAAATTGGCAGCCTCCGACAGCGGGAGTTACCTGATTGTTTTGGAACTTGCGCAAAAGGCAGAAGCAGAAATCGGATCACTGGGGCGGATCTCCTTTGAAAAAGGCTGGTATGTCTACGCAGGATCAGCCATGAAGAACCTTTCATCCAGGATAAGCCGCCACTTGAGAAAAACACACAAGAAAAAACACTGGCACCTTGATTACCTTACGCCCCATGCGCAAAGCATCAAAGGATTTCCTGTAATAAGCTTTCGGAACCTGGAATGCGATCTTGCAGGGGATTTAATTGCATTGGGCGGAAAGCCCATTGCAGGTTTTGGATCATCGGATTGCAAAGCCAAAGGCGCTGGTAAAAAAGCTTGCCCAAGCCACCTGGTGTTCTTCCCCAGCCCTCCCCTGCTCAACCACGGGTTTACGGATATAATCTTCAAATACCGCTCATTTGTTTCTTGA
- a CDS encoding DMT family transporter, whose product MNKKALRADILLLLTACIWGFAFVAQKSGMDYVSPYSFNGIRFLLGSISLLPLIFFLRKRKQPTQQLLTRKIFFRSTLLAGTCLFIAASMQQIGIMTTTTGHSGFITGLYVVLVPMIGIIMGRKTGIPTWIGAVLTLTGLFFLSAMGNEGTINRGDIITAISALFWAFHVLVIDKLVQNIDPLILSSGQFAWTGIFSLIVAIALHEPISWEAVLAGIIPILYGGLCSVGIAYTLQVVAQKDAPPAHATIILCLEGCFAAIGGVLILHEALGAWTLLGFILMFAGMLVSQWEVIAGHGVKN is encoded by the coding sequence ATGAACAAGAAGGCATTGCGGGCAGATATACTTCTGCTCCTTACTGCGTGCATCTGGGGTTTTGCCTTTGTGGCTCAAAAGTCCGGAATGGACTATGTGAGCCCATATTCTTTTAACGGCATACGCTTTCTTTTGGGGAGCATCTCTTTGCTCCCGCTCATTTTCTTTCTCAGGAAAAGAAAACAGCCAACCCAGCAGTTATTGACCAGGAAGATCTTTTTCCGTTCCACCCTGTTAGCCGGAACCTGCCTCTTCATCGCCGCATCCATGCAGCAGATAGGGATCATGACAACCACTACAGGGCATTCAGGTTTTATCACCGGGCTCTATGTAGTATTAGTGCCAATGATCGGCATTATCATGGGAAGAAAAACCGGAATCCCCACATGGATTGGCGCAGTCCTTACCTTGACAGGGCTTTTCTTCCTCAGCGCTATGGGCAACGAAGGCACAATTAACCGTGGGGATATAATCACCGCTATCAGCGCCCTCTTCTGGGCTTTTCATGTCCTTGTCATTGACAAACTGGTGCAGAATATCGATCCCCTGATTCTTTCTTCCGGTCAGTTTGCCTGGACAGGGATTTTTTCCCTCATCGTGGCCATTGCGCTTCACGAACCCATATCGTGGGAAGCTGTGCTTGCCGGGATTATCCCCATACTTTATGGCGGGCTCTGCTCAGTGGGCATTGCCTACACCCTCCAGGTAGTGGCCCAGAAAGATGCGCCTCCTGCCCACGCGACAATCATTCTCTGTCTCGAAGGCTGCTTCGCGGCCATAGGCGGGGTGCTGATCCTGCACGAAGCATTGGGGGCATGGACACTCCTGGGCTTTATTCTGATGTTCGCAGGGATGCTGGTAAGCCAGTGGGAAGTTATTGCAGGGCATGGGGTGAAGAATTAA
- a CDS encoding septal ring lytic transglycosylase RlpA family protein translates to MKRLSTLFILSFSIAVFCAAQAPSGTFRQEGIASWYGPEYDGRTTTSGEIFDSTQYTAAHRSLPFGTILTVTNTQNNKQVKVRVNDRGPFAPGRIVDISKAAAEILDMVTTGTAPVVIESASSDAIGSVPEPAAVAPVAAPVPEPVPAVPVIIAAPVTAVTLPAPVSMLPPSAGSAAILGGITPQAGKRYRLQVGAYEIPRNAIEAIEKLQAAGLNPANEDRKDGLYRVVLPGLQPGEIPQIAEKLWAVGFIEAIIREEH, encoded by the coding sequence ATGAAAAGGTTAAGCACACTCTTTATATTGAGCTTTAGCATTGCGGTTTTCTGCGCTGCCCAGGCCCCTTCAGGGACTTTCAGGCAGGAAGGAATAGCCTCCTGGTATGGGCCGGAATATGACGGCAGGACCACAACGTCGGGGGAAATCTTTGATTCCACCCAGTACACTGCAGCCCACCGCAGCCTGCCCTTTGGGACCATCCTTACAGTTACCAATACCCAGAATAACAAGCAGGTAAAGGTCAGGGTGAATGACCGGGGGCCCTTTGCTCCGGGAAGGATCGTGGATATTTCAAAGGCAGCAGCGGAAATTTTGGATATGGTAACCACCGGTACTGCTCCAGTTGTTATAGAAAGCGCCTCCAGTGATGCAATAGGTTCAGTTCCCGAGCCCGCTGCCGTGGCGCCTGTTGCCGCACCAGTTCCTGAGCCTGTACCTGCAGTGCCAGTGATCATCGCCGCTCCTGTAACCGCAGTGACCCTTCCTGCGCCTGTCTCCATGCTGCCTCCGTCCGCAGGTTCTGCTGCTATTTTGGGGGGCATAACACCCCAGGCAGGCAAGAGATACCGTCTCCAGGTTGGAGCATACGAAATCCCGAGAAACGCAATAGAAGCCATTGAAAAGCTTCAGGCTGCAGGGCTCAACCCTGCTAATGAAGACCGCAAAGACGGCCTTTACCGGGTAGTGCTTCCCGGTCTCCAACCCGGGGAGATTCCACAGATTGCGGAGAAGCTCTGGGCAGTAGGTTTTATAGAAGCTATTATCCGGGAAGAACACTAG
- a CDS encoding fructose-6-phosphate aldolase produces MIEFMLDTANLASISRFVEVFPITGVTSNPSILKTEGKIDFFAHLKKIREIIGKDRSLHIQVIAEDFQGIIKEAETILKKIDDQVYIKIPATEEGCKAMGYLKVRGIHITATAIYTQMQGFMAAAREADYIALYYNRMKNMDIDADHSIHMLRHIIDRDKMDSKILAASFRNIRQVADAMASGAHGITVAPPVLHDAFGLSVIKSAVSDFNKDWREIQGDVSITDL; encoded by the coding sequence ATGATCGAATTCATGCTCGATACCGCCAATTTAGCGTCCATCAGCCGTTTTGTGGAGGTTTTCCCCATTACCGGGGTGACTAGCAACCCCAGCATACTCAAGACCGAGGGGAAAATCGACTTTTTTGCCCATTTAAAGAAAATTCGAGAAATCATTGGAAAGGACAGGTCCCTCCACATCCAGGTGATTGCCGAGGATTTTCAAGGCATCATCAAAGAAGCCGAGACTATCCTCAAAAAAATCGACGATCAGGTCTATATCAAGATTCCCGCCACCGAGGAAGGCTGCAAGGCCATGGGTTATCTTAAGGTCCGGGGTATACACATCACCGCCACGGCTATCTACACCCAAATGCAGGGCTTTATGGCGGCCGCCCGTGAAGCTGATTACATTGCCCTTTATTACAACCGTATGAAGAACATGGACATAGACGCGGATCATTCAATACACATGCTGCGCCATATCATAGACAGGGACAAGATGGATTCCAAAATTCTGGCAGCCAGTTTCCGCAATATACGCCAGGTGGCCGACGCCATGGCTTCAGGCGCCCATGGCATCACCGTAGCGCCCCCTGTGCTGCACGACGCCTTCGGCCTTTCCGTCATAAAGTCCGCAGTCAGCGATTTTAACAAGGACTGGAGGGAAATTCAGGGGGATGTTTCCATCACCGACCTGTAA
- a CDS encoding tryptophan transporter, with protein sequence MESTVGKREVARKEKKGLQISDILLIGILLAAGAVLKFFVGTIINIGMKPNFIIAMYCLIILLVKPGIIEAAIIGILAGAICQFFPGQPYINFVSELAGAVAMCLLIRIPLEKIKLPLKTVACTFLSTLVSGFSFIGVMYFLYYARPNMLIAAPTPLAIFLAIIFGTAAINAVIVQVLYIPLKLVLKKE encoded by the coding sequence ATGGAATCGACAGTAGGAAAACGGGAAGTCGCCAGGAAAGAAAAGAAGGGACTGCAAATCAGCGATATACTGCTCATCGGTATACTTTTGGCTGCAGGGGCAGTGCTCAAGTTTTTCGTGGGTACGATTATCAACATCGGGATGAAGCCCAACTTCATTATCGCTATGTATTGCCTTATTATTCTGCTGGTCAAACCGGGAATCATCGAGGCCGCCATCATCGGCATTCTGGCTGGGGCCATCTGCCAGTTTTTCCCAGGCCAGCCCTACATCAACTTTGTGAGCGAACTTGCGGGCGCTGTCGCCATGTGCCTCCTTATCAGGATTCCCCTGGAGAAGATCAAGCTGCCCCTCAAAACCGTGGCGTGTACATTCCTGAGCACCCTGGTAAGCGGGTTTAGTTTTATCGGGGTCATGTATTTCCTCTATTATGCGCGGCCCAATATGCTTATAGCAGCCCCCACTCCCCTGGCAATTTTCCTTGCCATTATTTTCGGCACTGCCGCCATCAATGCGGTTATTGTGCAGGTTCTCTACATACCCCTCAAACTTGTATTGAAGAAAGAATAG